GTCCACGACCTTCTCCAGGAACTGCTGCGTCTCCTCGCGGTCCAGCACGTAGGCGGCGACCTTGGGCACCTTGCCCGTCAGCCCCTTGAGCTCCGGGACGAAGTACGGGTTGGGCAGGAAGCGCACGTCCAGCACCAGGTCCGCCTGGGGCGGCACGCCGTAGCGGTAGCCGAACGACATGACGGACAGGCTGGGGCCGGCGGCCGGCTCCGGGCTGAAGCGCGCCTGCACCATGCGCTTCAGGTCGTGGACGTTGAGCACCGACGAGTCGATGACCTGGTCGGCGATTTCGCGCAGGTCCCGGAGCTCCTCGCGCTCGGCCTTGATGCCCTCGGCGACGGTGCCGTTGGGGGCGAGCGGGTGGCGGCGGCGCGTCTCGCTGAAGCGACGGATGAGGCTGTCGTCGCTGGAGTCGAGGAAGAGCACCTCCACGTGGTGACCGGCGCGGCGCACCTCGTCGAGGATGCGGGGGGCCTCCTTGAGGAAGACGCCCTCGCGCACGTCCATCACCAACGCCATGCGCTCGATGTTGCCGCCCCCCGCCAGCTCGGTGAGCTTGGGGAGCAGCAGCACGGGCAGGTTGTCGATGCAGAAGAAGCCCGAATCCTCCAGCGCCCGGATGGCGGTGGACTTGCCGGAGCCGGACATGCCGGTGATGACGACCATCTGTTTGGCGGACGCGGTCACTCGACTTCTTCTCCAAGGGTGCGGCGCATCGCCCCTTCGGCGATGGCCCGGTTGAGCCGCTCGGCGAACTCCCGCGCCGAGTGATGGCCCTGTTGCTTCAGGAGCTGGTTGCGGGCGGCCACCTCGATGATGGTCGCCATGTTGCGGCCGGGGCGGACGGGTACCACCGACAGCGGGATGTCCACACCTACTATCTGCAGGTGCTTGTCCTCGACGCCCAGCCGATCGTACTCCTGGTGGGGATCCCACTCCTGGAGTTCGATGACCAGTTCGATCTTCTTCTGTTCGCGGATGGCCGCGACGCCGAACAGGTCCTTGATGTTGATGATGCCCAGGCCCCGGATTTCCATGTGGTGCTTGATGACCGGGTTGCCGGCGCCATAGACGGCGCCCTTGCGGCGGATGACGTCGACGATGTCGTCGGCCACGAGGCGGTGGGCGCGCATCACCAGGTCCAGGGCGATTTCGCTCTTGCCGATGCCGCTCTTGCCCAACAGCAGGATGCCCACGCCGAACACGTCCATCAGCACGCCGTGCAGGCTGCTGGATTCGGTGAGGGCCTCGTCGAGGAAGGACTGCACCCGGGTGATGAAGTCGCTGGAGAGCAGCGGCGTCTTCATCAGCGCCAGCCCGCCCGCCTCGCAGGTCTCCACGAGGATGGGGGGAATCTCCAGCTCCTTGGTCACCACCACGCAGGCCAGGTCCTCCTGTTCGAAGAGGTTGGCGAGCGCCTCGCGCTGGCGGGCTTCGGGCAGGGTCGCCAGGTAGGAGATTTCCGTGTTGCCAAAGACCTGGACCCGGCGGGGGTGCAGGTGTTCGGTGAAGCCCGCCAGGGCCAGCCCGGGCTTCTGGATGCGTGACGAGTCCACCGTGCGCGACAGACCCCCGCGGCCAGCCACCAGGGTGAGCCGCAGGTCGTAGTCGTGGTCCTCGAGCAGTTGCGAGATGCGGATGGATTTCATCGTCAGCGCCTGGATATCACCGATGGGGCCTTTCGAGATGCCCGCCTGGAGGGGAGGCCCCCCACTTCCGCGCACACCTGTTCTCCGAGGCCATTCCCCAGCGCCCCGCGCGTTGCTAAGCCCGCATCCATGTCCGACTGCCTCTTCTGCAAGATTCGAGATGGCCTCATCCCGGCCAAGGTCGTCTACCAGGACGACGAGTGCCTGGCGTTCGAGGACATCAACCCCCAGGCGCCGACGCACGTCCTGTTCATCCCCCGCAAGCACATCCCCACGGTGAACGACATCTCCGAGGCGGACCAGGCGACCGTGGGCCACCTGTTCATGGCGGCGGCGAAGCTGGCGAAGCAGCGGGGCCACGACAACCAGGGATACCGGGTCGTGATGAACACCCACCGCGATGCGGGGCAGACGGTGTTCCACATCCACCTGCACCTGTTGGCGGGCCGTCCGCTGCTGTGGCCGCCAGGGTGACGGAGGCTCGGCGCCCCGTCCGCTCCAGGCGCGCGCGTTGTCCGGGCCAGGAGGGTGGACGGGTGCTAGCGTGAGGGGCGCCGCCCGGTCGACTCGGCCATGCCCTTCTCCACGGAATCCACACCCGCCAATCGTCGTGCGTACACGGTGCTCGCATTGCTGCTCGCGGGCGTCGCGGGCGCGGTGAACGCGACGGGGTTCGTGGCGCTCGGGCTGCACACGTCGCACATGTCCGGGAACATGGCGTCGCTGGGGGAGTCGCTGGCGCTGGGGGAGCGGCGCATGGCGGTGCTGGCGGCGCAGGTGCTGGGGGCCTTCGTGTTGGGGGCGGTGACGGCGTCGGCGCTGCTGGACGCGTCCCGGCACCGCGCGCGGGGGCGGCACGCGGCCGCGCTCCTGGTGGAGACGCTGACGCTGGGAGGCATTGGCGTGGTGCTCGCCTCGACGCACGGCGCGCGCGACCCGGTCCTCATGTGGGGGCTGTCGTTCGCCATGGGGTTGCAGAACGCGCTCGTCACGCGCGTGTCCGGCGCGGTGGTGCGCACCACGCACGTCACCGGCGTGCTCACGGACATCGGCATCCAGCTGGTGCGGATGGTCGCCTGGGTGAGGGACGGCGCGCGGGGCCAGGGGGTGCCGGGGCTGCTGCGCCAGGTGCGGGCCCTGCCGTCCGCCATCGAGTTCGAGCGCACGCGGCTGCACCTGGGGCTGGCCCTCGCGTTCCTGCTCGGGGCCACGGGAGGGCCGGTGCTCTACGTGCACCACGGGCCCGCGGCCCTGGGGCTGCCGTGCGCGGTGCTGCTGCTGCTCACCGGCCTGGACCTGGGGTATGCGGGGCACCGGCAGCCGGGCCACGCCTCGCGGGCCTGAGCGTCACGGCGGGGCGGGCGCGGCGACGGGCGCCGGACGCGCGGGGCCTGAGGGGGCCTCCACGTCCATGACGGACATGTCCGGGCCGCCCCGGCGCAGCACGTGGAGCACGCTGCTGCGGTCATCGGTCCAGACGAAGTCCGGCTCGCCGCGCAGGCCCAGGCGGCGCACGCGCGCGGTGGCCCGGGTGAAGGTGGGCCCCCAGGAGAACTCCCGGTCCGGGCTGAGCAGCATCCAGTTGCTGCGCAGGGCGTCTCCCTGGGTGTCGTGGAAGACGTAGGCGGCGTGCATGCCCAACATGCGCGCGTGAGCGAGCGTCACGGGCACCAGGTCCAGGTGCACGTTGCTGATGTGGAGCGCCAGCACGCCGTGCGGCGCCAGGTGCTTCTTGTACAGGGCCACCGCCTCCGCGGTGAGCAGGTGCACGGGGACGGCGTCCGACGAGAAGACGTCGAGCGCGAGCACGTCGAAGTTCCCGGGCTCGCCGCGCTCCAGCTCGCGCTCCAGGGAGATGCGCGCGTCCCCCTCCACCACCTCCACCGTGCCGGGCGAGTCGCCCAGGTAGGAGAAGAAGCCGCCCTCGCCGCGCGCGAGGGAGATGACGGCGGGGTTGATTTCGTAGAAGCGGCCCTGGTCGCCCGCCTCCAGCAGCGCCGCGCTGGTCCCCACGCCCAGGCCGAGCACGCCCACGCGCAGGCCCGGGGGCAGGCCCACCGCCGCGCGCAGCCGCCGCTGCTCGGCGATGGCGAGCCCCAGGCCTGACTCGCGGGTGAAGTACGTGGTGGGGCGCGCGCGCAGCTCCGGCATGACGTACTGCCAGCCGTGGGTGATGGCGCCGTGGCGCAGGCTGAACAGGTGACTCTGCGGCTTGCCCGCGTTCTGCTCCGTCACCCGCACCACGCCGAAGAAGTTGCGCGCGCTGAAGAGGGCCAGGTCCAGCTCGCGGTTGACGGAGGCGAAGAGGTTGACCGTCACCATGACGAGCATCGCGCCACGCAGCACGCGGCGGCCCCGCTGGCTCCACGTCTCCGCCTTCCCTCCCTGGGCCATGCCCGCGAGCGCCACCGCGCAGCAGCCGCCCAGCGACAGCGGGTACTCCCAGTAGGCGCGGAAGAAGGCGGTGGCCACGCCGCTGACGAACAGCGCGCCCAGCACGCCACCGGCGGACACCCACAGGTAGAAGGCGCTGAGGTGCCGGGGCGCGGGCCGCAGCCGGTACAGCTCGCCGTGGCACACCATGCAACCCGCGAAGAGCGAGGCGGCGTAGGCCAGCAGTTGGAGCGGCAGCGGGAAGTGGGGCCCCGCCGCGTGCGCGTGCGCCACCGCCGCGCCGGAGCCGATGAGCAGCACCGAATAGACGACCCGCGAATAGAAGGATTCGCGCGAGAAGGCGATGATGAAGGTGAGCAGGTAGACGGCCAGCGGCAGCACCCAGAGGAAGGGCCCCGCCGCCACGTCCTGCGAGAGCTGGTTCGTCGTCGCCAGCAGGAGCACCGACGCGCAGGTGGACAGGCCCAGCCACGTCAGCGTCGCACGCAGGCCCGGCCGGGCCTCCGGGTCCACGGGAGCGACCTCGCGCGGCGCGCCGCCTCGCGCCTCGCGGCGCATCGCCTCGAAGGCCTCGCGCTGGAGCGCCGTCGCGTCGGGTGCACCGTCCGTCGCCTGCCCGCTCAGGTGCCCTTCCGTCGAGGCGCTCGCGCTGGGTGCCTCGACCTTCGCGACGGGTGACTCGACCTTCGCGACGGGTGACTCGACCTCAACGCCGGGAGACTTGACCTCCGCGCCGGACAGCCGCGCCGACGCCGTGAGCGCCTCGCCCGCTGCGACAGGAGACTCGACCTTCGCGCCGGACAGCCGCGCCGACTCCGTGAGCGCATCGCCCGCCGCGACAGGAGACTCGACCTTCGCGCCGGACAGCCGCGCCGACGCCGCGAGCGCATCGCCCACCGCGCCGGGCGACTCGACCTCCGCACCGGGTGACGCGACCTCCGCGCCAGACGAGCGCGACGTCGCGAGCGCCTCGCCCGCGGGCGCCTCCGTCCCCGTGGCCCGGACACGCGCCTCCGCCAGGAGGTCGGGCTCGTGCCGCGCGTCCGCCGCCGCGTCGGGGGAGAGATGCGCCAGACGGGTCTCCCCTCCAGACGTCGCCGCCGCCTCCCGCTCGAGCTTCAGCACGTCCACCGCGCACACGGCGCACGCCACGGCGAAGAGGGCGAAGCCCACGCCGAAGCCCCACGACTGCGCGGCCCGCCCCACCCACGGCTCCACCAGGAAGGGGTAGCCCAGCAGCGCCAGCAGCGAGCCCGTGTTGGACAGCGCGTAGAGGGCGTACGGCGAGCGGCCCGGACGCGCCCGGGCGAACCAGGACTGGAGCAGCGGCCCCGTGGTGCTCAGCACGAAGAACGGCAGCCCGATGGTGACCGCCAGCATCACCAGCAGCCGGGGCACCGCCAGCTCCGCGCTCGCGGGCCGCCACTCCGGCCCCGGCGCCACCGGCGAGCCCACCCAGAGCGCCCGCGCCGCCACCACCGCCACCGCCACCGCGAGCAGGCCCAGGTGGACGCGCGCCTGCGAGCGCGGCGTCAGGCGCGAGGCCAGCCCGTGCGCGTACGCATAGCCGCCCAGCAGCGCCGCCTGGAAGAAGAGCATGCAGGCCGTCCAGACGCCGGGCGTCCCTCCATACCAGGGCAGCGCGTAGCGCCCCGCCAGCGGCTGGATGCCGAACAACAGGAAGGCGCTGGTGAAGATGGCCAGGGCGTAGCGAAGCATGGGTCGGACCAGGGCTAGACGGCGGGGGCCGGAGCGGAGGGAGCCCGCGGGGACCTGAGCGCGCGGGCGCCCGCGGTGAAGAGCGAGAGGGCCAGCGCCAGCAGCACCACCGCCACCACCCCGTTGACCCGGGACGCGGCCGAGCTGCCCGGCAGCAGCGCCTCGCGAATCTGGAGCACCAGGCTGGTGAGGGTGACGGCGCCCACGAACACCATGGGCACCAGCGCGTAGATGTACGGGCGTTGCGTCCGCTTCAACCAGACGCAGACGCCCAACAGCGACAGCGACGCGAGCAGCTGGTTCGACGTCCCGAACAGCGTCCAGAACGAGCGCCACGCCCCCGAGCCCGCCAGCAGCACGAAGCCCAGGGGCACCGCGCACGTCACCGCCGTGGCCACCACCGCCGCCGCGCGCCCCTTCCGGCCCGCCAGCTCCTGGAGGATGTAGCGCCCCAGCCGCGTGGACACGTCCAGCGTGTCGAACACGAACGTGGAGAAGGCCATGGCCCCGAACGTCGTCGCGAACACCAGGTGCTCCTTGCCCAGCACCGTCACCAGGAAGCGCCCCAGGCCCGCGCCATACACCGCGCCGGGCGCCTTGCCCGCCAGCTCCGGGCCGGACGCCACCATGACGGTGGCCAGCGCGATGACCGCCACGAAGCCCTCCAGCAGCATGGCCCCGTAGCCCACCGGCTTGCAGTGCGGCTCCTTGTCGATCTGCTTCGACGTCGTGCCCGAACACACCAGCCCGTGGAACCCCGAGCAGGCGCCACAGGCGATGGTGACGAAGAGGAAGGGGAACAGCGCCCCGCCCGGCCCCGGCACGGAGAAGCCCGCGAAGGCGGGCTGCTGGATGGACAGCTCGCCGCTCAGCCCGCCGAAGAAGATGCCCACCACGCCCACCGCGAGCGCCGCGTAGAGCACGAAGCCGCCCAGGTAGCCGCGCGGCTGGAGCAGCACCCAGACGGGCGTGAGCGAGGCCACGAAGCAGTAGGCGAGGATGAGGACCGACCAACCCTTCGCGTCCAGCACCAGCAGCGTGGACATGCGCGTGCCCAGGTACACCACGCCCAGCGTGGCCGGCACGAAGACGAGCGTCTGGAGCCACAGCGGCGGCTTGAGGAAGCGGTCCACCAGGCCCATCACCACCGCGAGCAGCAGGTAGGCGATGGAGGCGAAGGCCACCGCGCCGCCGGGGTTGAAGCGGAAGGTGAGCCCCTCCAGCTCCGCGTCGCCGCTGACGAAGGTGGCGGCGGTGGCGTCCGTGAAGGCGACGATGACGTAGACGAGCGCGACCCAGATGAAGGCCAGCATCGCCAGCCCCGCGGTGGGCCCCATGTGCTCGCGCACCACCTCCGCGATGGACACCGCGCCATGGCGCACGCTCGCCACCAGCGTGGCGAAGTCATGCATCGCGCCGATGAACACCGCGCCCACGGCGATCCACAGCAGCGCCGGCAGCCAGCCGAACTGCTGCGCGGCGAGGATGGGCCCCGCGATGGGCCCCGCGGCGGCGATGGCGCTGAAGTG
The genomic region above belongs to Myxococcus stipitatus and contains:
- the rapZ gene encoding RNase adapter RapZ — its product is MVVITGMSGSGKSTAIRALEDSGFFCIDNLPVLLLPKLTELAGGGNIERMALVMDVREGVFLKEAPRILDEVRRAGHHVEVLFLDSSDDSLIRRFSETRRRHPLAPNGTVAEGIKAEREELRDLREIADQVIDSSVLNVHDLKRMVQARFSPEPAAGPSLSVMSFGYRYGVPPQADLVLDVRFLPNPYFVPELKGLTGKVPKVAAYVLDREETQQFLEKVVDLCRFLFPRYQKEGKAYLTVALGCTGGKHRSVAIAAELTRRLTDQNTRVQLWDRDIEKE
- the hprK gene encoding HPr(Ser) kinase/phosphatase, whose protein sequence is MKSIRISQLLEDHDYDLRLTLVAGRGGLSRTVDSSRIQKPGLALAGFTEHLHPRRVQVFGNTEISYLATLPEARQREALANLFEQEDLACVVVTKELEIPPILVETCEAGGLALMKTPLLSSDFITRVQSFLDEALTESSSLHGVLMDVFGVGILLLGKSGIGKSEIALDLVMRAHRLVADDIVDVIRRKGAVYGAGNPVIKHHMEIRGLGIINIKDLFGVAAIREQKKIELVIELQEWDPHQEYDRLGVEDKHLQIVGVDIPLSVVPVRPGRNMATIIEVAARNQLLKQQGHHSAREFAERLNRAIAEGAMRRTLGEEVE
- a CDS encoding histidine triad nucleotide-binding protein; amino-acid sequence: MSDCLFCKIRDGLIPAKVVYQDDECLAFEDINPQAPTHVLFIPRKHIPTVNDISEADQATVGHLFMAAAKLAKQRGHDNQGYRVVMNTHRDAGQTVFHIHLHLLAGRPLLWPPG
- a CDS encoding YoaK family protein → MPFSTESTPANRRAYTVLALLLAGVAGAVNATGFVALGLHTSHMSGNMASLGESLALGERRMAVLAAQVLGAFVLGAVTASALLDASRHRARGRHAAALLVETLTLGGIGVVLASTHGARDPVLMWGLSFAMGLQNALVTRVSGAVVRTTHVTGVLTDIGIQLVRMVAWVRDGARGQGVPGLLRQVRALPSAIEFERTRLHLGLALAFLLGATGGPVLYVHHGPAALGLPCAVLLLLTGLDLGYAGHRQPGHASRA
- a CDS encoding ferrichrome ABC transporter permease encodes the protein MLRYALAIFTSAFLLFGIQPLAGRYALPWYGGTPGVWTACMLFFQAALLGGYAYAHGLASRLTPRSQARVHLGLLAVAVAVVAARALWVGSPVAPGPEWRPASAELAVPRLLVMLAVTIGLPFFVLSTTGPLLQSWFARARPGRSPYALYALSNTGSLLALLGYPFLVEPWVGRAAQSWGFGVGFALFAVACAVCAVDVLKLEREAAATSGGETRLAHLSPDAAADARHEPDLLAEARVRATGTEAPAGEALATSRSSGAEVASPGAEVESPGAVGDALAASARLSGAKVESPVAAGDALTESARLSGAKVESPVAAGEALTASARLSGAEVKSPGVEVESPVAKVESPVAKVEAPSASASTEGHLSGQATDGAPDATALQREAFEAMRREARGGAPREVAPVDPEARPGLRATLTWLGLSTCASVLLLATTNQLSQDVAAGPFLWVLPLAVYLLTFIIAFSRESFYSRVVYSVLLIGSGAAVAHAHAAGPHFPLPLQLLAYAASLFAGCMVCHGELYRLRPAPRHLSAFYLWVSAGGVLGALFVSGVATAFFRAYWEYPLSLGGCCAVALAGMAQGGKAETWSQRGRRVLRGAMLVMVTVNLFASVNRELDLALFSARNFFGVVRVTEQNAGKPQSHLFSLRHGAITHGWQYVMPELRARPTTYFTRESGLGLAIAEQRRLRAAVGLPPGLRVGVLGLGVGTSAALLEAGDQGRFYEINPAVISLARGEGGFFSYLGDSPGTVEVVEGDARISLERELERGEPGNFDVLALDVFSSDAVPVHLLTAEAVALYKKHLAPHGVLALHISNVHLDLVPVTLAHARMLGMHAAYVFHDTQGDALRSNWMLLSPDREFSWGPTFTRATARVRRLGLRGEPDFVWTDDRSSVLHVLRRGGPDMSVMDVEAPSGPARPAPVAAPAPP
- a CDS encoding carbon starvation protein A is translated as MSLPLIAAVFLGVLALGYRFYGGFIARQFRLDGEATTPAHAKGDGVDFVPTKPFYLLGQHFSAIAAAGPIAGPILAAQQFGWLPALLWIAVGAVFIGAMHDFATLVASVRHGAVSIAEVVREHMGPTAGLAMLAFIWVALVYVIVAFTDATAATFVSGDAELEGLTFRFNPGGAVAFASIAYLLLAVVMGLVDRFLKPPLWLQTLVFVPATLGVVYLGTRMSTLLVLDAKGWSVLILAYCFVASLTPVWVLLQPRGYLGGFVLYAALAVGVVGIFFGGLSGELSIQQPAFAGFSVPGPGGALFPFLFVTIACGACSGFHGLVCSGTTSKQIDKEPHCKPVGYGAMLLEGFVAVIALATVMVASGPELAGKAPGAVYGAGLGRFLVTVLGKEHLVFATTFGAMAFSTFVFDTLDVSTRLGRYILQELAGRKGRAAAVVATAVTCAVPLGFVLLAGSGAWRSFWTLFGTSNQLLASLSLLGVCVWLKRTQRPYIYALVPMVFVGAVTLTSLVLQIREALLPGSSAASRVNGVVAVVLLALALSLFTAGARALRSPRAPSAPAPAV